From the genome of Papaver somniferum cultivar HN1 chromosome 2, ASM357369v1, whole genome shotgun sequence, one region includes:
- the LOC113354198 gene encoding probable acyl-activating enzyme 6 — protein MDLLKPSPANSSPLTPLGFLERAATVYGDCTSIIYNKTTYTWKQTNRRCLQLASSLKSMGIQRGDVISVLSPNLPAMYELHFAVPMSGAILNTINTRLDAHALSVILRHNESKLVFVDFLSRSLILEAFSLLPSENKSPSLIFIMDDEVNSTLTADCIDLDFTYEGLINKGDPDFKWVRPNRELDPMVLNYTSGTTSSPKGVVHSHRGLFITTLDSLMDWCVPKQPVFLWTLAMFHSNGWSFPWGMAAVGGTNICLRKFDAASVYGLICQHSVTHMCGAPVVLNMLANNPSKEPLSDQVQILTAGAPPPATVLFRIESLGFIVSHGYGLTETAGCVVSCAWKHEWDKFPATERARLKARQGVRTIGMTEIDVLDPDSGLSVKRDGSSTGEIVLRGDVGVMHPDGYIEIKDRSKDVIISGGENISSVEVESVLYSHPAINEAAVVARPDKFWGETPCAFVSLKSKFNSLSENDIIEFCREKLPHYMVPKTVIFEEFLPKTTTGKIQKFKLKSKAKNLGLSRVESRL, from the exons ATGGATTTGTTAAAACCAAGTCCAGCAAACTCATCACCATTGACACCACTAGGGTTTCTGGAAAGAGCAGCAACTGTATATGGTGATTGCACATCCATCATTTACAATAAAACAACTTACACATGGAAACAAACAAACCGTAGATGTCTTCAACTCgcttcatctttgaaatcaatgGGTATTCAACGTGGAGATGTCATCTCAGTTTTATCACCAAATCTTCCTGCTATGTATGAACTTCATTTTGCTGTACCTATGAGTGGCGCCATATTGAACACTATTAATACACGTCTCGATGCACATGCTCTTTCAGTAATACTTCGTCATAATGAATCAAAACTCGtatttgttgattttctttctcgTTCCTTAATTCTTGAAGCTTTTTCTCTCTTACCATCTGAGAACAAATCTCCTTCACTCATCTTCATCATGGATGATGAGGTAAACTCAACCTTAACCGCTGATTGTATTGATCTTGATTTTACTTATGAGGGTTTGATTAATAAAGGTGATCCTGATTTCAAGTGGGTACGACCTAATAGAGAATTGGATCCGATGGTGTTGAACTACACATCCGGTACGACATCATCTCCTAAAGGGGTAGTCCATTCTCATCGTGGTCTATTCATCACGACCCTCGATTCTCTAATGGATTGGTGTGTACCGAAGCAACCCGTCTTTCTCTGGACCCTGGCAATGTTTCATTCGAACGGGTGGTCTTTTCCTTGGGGTATGGCGGCCGTTGGGGGGACTAACATTTGTCTACGTAAATTTGATGCTGCTTCAGTGTATGGGTTGATCTGCCAACACAGCGTTACGCATATGTGTGGCGCACCAGTTGTGTTGAACATGTTAGCAAACAATCCGAGTAAGGAACCATTATCAGACCAAGTTCAAATTTTAACTGCCGGAGCTCCGCCGCCTGCGACGGTACTCTTTCGAATCGAGTCTCTTGGATTTATAGTTAGTCATGGTTATGGATTAACCGAAACAGCTGGATGCGTCGTGTCGTGTGCATGGAAACATGAGTGGGACAAATTTCCCGCAACAGAACGTGCAAGGTTGAAAGCGAGACAAGGTGTGAGAACAATAGGAATGACTGAAATCGATGTGTTAGATCCTGACTCCGGTTTGAGTGTTAAACGAGATGGTTCTTCTACTGGTGAAATCGTTTTACGAG GAGATGTGGGTGTGATGCATCCTGATGGGTATATAGAGATAAAAGatagatctaaagatgtgattataagtggtggagagaatataAGCAGTGTAGAAGTTGAATCAGTGTTATATTCGCACCCAGCAATCAATGAAGCAGCCGTGGTAGCTCGACCAGACAAATTTTGGGGGGAGACACCTTGCGCTTTTGTGAGTTTAAAGTCCAAATTCAACAGTCTTTCTGAAAATGATATCATCGAGTTTTGCAGGGAAAAGCTGCCTCATTACATGGTCCCGAAAACAGTTATTTTTGAAGAATTTCTTCCTAAAACCACAACCGGTAAAATACAGAAATTTAAGCTTAAGAGCAAAGCTAAAAACTTGGGTTTAAGTCGCGTAGAAAGTCGACTTTAA
- the LOC113352344 gene encoding benzyl alcohol O-benzoyltransferase-like: protein MMTPSTIETLVFTTRKKEPELISPSRPTPHEFKYLSDIDDRFRFHSPVIQLYRNNKRNSKVDRKSDPVDVIREAIANALVFYYPFAGRVRESPFGGKLVVECTGEGVMFIEADADICLDQFNNINDLKPPFPCLNELLYLVPGSVDLINIPLLLIQVTRFLCGGFILAVRSNHTISDAQGLKQFLMALGEIARGYESPFVLPVWQRELLSSHELPETPNKECDLFHRTRGISLPFGQNQEVHRTFFFGKQEMISLKKHLPPHLHTCSNFEILTACLWRCRTLAFNLDPKEDVRLFFSVNGRGKDRLNLPEGFYGNALGCGMASSTAENICRNSFEYTLDLVVKSKNKLLNTDTKEDKGTTLKNKMLKSWTDFTTNYALVGNHYFVTDITRARFSEVDYGWGKAVYAGPMIVHHIPNPEDSSFYIPYENSKGEYGIYVPICLRQQFMKRFVVELGRMISEPPIKLNNQFQTSKKPVRSAL, encoded by the exons ATGATGACTCCATCCACAATTGAGACATTAGTGTTCACAACTAGAAAGAAAGAGCCAGAATTAATATCTCCATCTAGGCCAACACCCCATGAATTTAAGTATCTCTCAGATATTGATGACcgttttcgttttcattcacCGGTTATTCAACTCTATCGTAACAATAAAAGGAACAGCAAAGTCGATAGAAAATCAGATCCCGTAGATGTGATCAGAGAAGCTATAGCAAATGCCCTTGTCTTTTATTACCCATTTGCCGGAAGGGTAAGGGAATCACCTTTCGGGGGAAAGCTAGTTGTAGAATGCACCGGTGAAGGTGTAATGTTTATCGAGGCTGATGCTGATATTTGTCTCGACCAGTTCAACAATATTAATGACTTGAAGCCTCCATTTCCATGCTTGAATGAACTTCTTTATCTTGTCCCCGGCTCAGTAGATCTGATTAACATCCCTCTCTTATTAATTCAG GTGACTCGATTTTTATGCGGAGGATTCATTTTAGCCGTTAGGTCCAACCACACTATTAGTGACGCTCAGGGATTAAAGCAGTTCTTGATGGCTCTTGGTGAAATTGCTCGCGGCTATGAATCTCCATTCGTGCTTCCTGTTTGGCAAAGGGAACTCCTAAGCTCTCATGAACTCCCAGAAACACCAAACAAAGAGTGCGATCTTTTTCATAGAACCAGAGGTATCTCTCTTCCTTTCGGTCAAAACCAAGAAGTCCATCGTACTTTCTTTTTCGGTAAGCAAGAGATGATATCTCTAAAGAAACACTTGCCTCCACATCTTCATACATGTTCAAATTTTGAGATCCTCACTGCATGCTTATGGAGATGTCGAACATTAGCATTCaatcttgatcccaaagaagacgTCCGTCTCTTTTTTAGTGTCAACGGGCGTGGAAAAGACCGCCTCAATTTGCCCGAAGGATTCTACGGTAATGCTCTTGGTTGCGGGATGGCATCCTCAACAGCAGAGAACATATGTAGAAACTCTTTCGAATATACATTAGATTTGGTTGTGAAATCCAAGAACAAACTTCTCAACACAGACACTAAAGAAGATAAGGGCACAACATTGAAGAACAAGATGTTAAAATCATGGACTGATTTTACAACTAACTATGCTTTGGTTGGGAATCACTACTTTGTTACAGATATAACACGTGCAAGATTTTCCGAAGTGGATTATGGATGGGGGAAAGCAGTGTATGCTGGGCCAATGATAGTGCATCATATTCCAAACCCTGAAGATAGCAGCTTCTACATCCCTTATGAAAATAGCAAAGGAGAGTACGGTATTTATGTGCCTATTTGCCTACGGCAGCAATTCATGAAGAGGTTTGTAGTCGAGCTTGGAAGAATGATTAGCGAGCCACCTATAAAGTTGaataatcaatttcagacatcAAAAAAACCAGTTCGTTCTGCTCTTTAA